The following coding sequences are from one bacterium window:
- a CDS encoding Ig-like domain-containing protein has translation MKKCILILLFAVLAVFAANTLRAPTEEPSGAFVISPGYEDNLAGSGAGYYFFDTTEPSDPIFRYWWFHQWGSQGWADNDTYWTTSLPFDVRFCGVDYPAGSTLYVGSNGIVGFAEAGMDEPINQQLPDPAAPNAVIAGWWDDLDGTTGGNIWLDQDSHDGVQALAITYQPQYFADSSPTDPIKFQIQIYEQEYPGTNNRIELQYFDVIGDSWRDSGASATIGLENATGTEAALYSFEQPVLFDVFGIRFVDQSLYDSQIGAFDLLTPPDATEISIGDRVTFSWEKPAYSGDGDLTFYMLFADNPELTDPFELNVGSLTRKEIVFGTFGLDPGLWYWSVRCEEPLMGNTRMADSVRSFNLIEELDITAPQVSGQAPPHGSTDVPPLTNITFHATDDMSGVDTSTIVFTCADSSRSGGDATLSAAGKPSEASYASGKSNGLITGVLTIDESNPLDVICTFDPDLPLPSDTIICTVAAGLADEAGNATLAAVYWSFRVQGAGVAETTWGAIKAQF, from the coding sequence ATGAAAAAGTGCATCCTCATCTTGTTGTTCGCCGTGCTGGCGGTTTTCGCCGCGAACACCCTGCGCGCGCCCACCGAGGAGCCGTCGGGGGCCTTCGTCATCTCGCCGGGCTACGAGGACAACCTTGCCGGCTCGGGCGCCGGCTATTATTTCTTCGATACCACCGAACCCTCGGACCCCATCTTCCGCTACTGGTGGTTCCACCAGTGGGGCTCCCAGGGCTGGGCCGACAACGACACCTATTGGACCACCTCGCTGCCCTTCGACGTCCGCTTCTGCGGCGTGGATTACCCCGCCGGCTCGACCCTATACGTGGGCTCGAACGGCATCGTGGGCTTCGCCGAGGCGGGAATGGACGAGCCGATCAACCAGCAGCTGCCCGACCCCGCGGCGCCCAACGCCGTCATCGCCGGCTGGTGGGACGACCTGGACGGCACCACGGGCGGCAACATCTGGCTCGACCAGGACTCGCACGATGGGGTTCAGGCGTTGGCCATCACCTACCAGCCCCAGTATTTCGCGGACTCCTCCCCGACGGACCCCATCAAGTTCCAGATACAGATTTACGAGCAGGAGTACCCGGGCACGAACAACCGGATCGAGCTGCAGTACTTCGACGTCATCGGCGATTCCTGGCGTGATTCCGGCGCCAGCGCCACCATCGGCCTGGAGAACGCCACGGGCACCGAGGCCGCTCTCTACTCCTTCGAGCAGCCGGTCCTCTTCGACGTCTTCGGCATCCGCTTCGTGGACCAGAGCCTCTACGACAGCCAGATCGGGGCCTTCGATCTCCTGACGCCCCCCGACGCCACCGAGATTTCCATCGGCGACCGGGTGACCTTCAGCTGGGAAAAGCCGGCCTACAGTGGAGACGGCGACCTGACCTTCTACATGCTCTTCGCCGACAACCCCGAGCTCACCGACCCCTTCGAGCTCAACGTGGGCTCTCTCACCCGCAAGGAAATCGTCTTCGGCACCTTCGGCCTGGACCCCGGGCTGTGGTACTGGAGCGTGCGCTGCGAGGAGCCCCTGATGGGCAACACCCGCATGGCCGATAGCGTCAGGTCCTTCAACCTCATCGAGGAGCTGGACATCACGGCGCCCCAGGTGTCGGGTCAGGCCCCGCCGCACGGGTCTACCGACGTGCCGCCGTTGACTAACATAACCTTCCACGCGACCGACGACATGTCCGGGGTGGACACCTCCACCATCGTCTTCACCTGCGCGGACTCTTCCCGGTCCGGGGGGGACGCGACCCTCTCCGCCGCCGGCAAACCGAGCGAAGCGAGCTATGCCTCCGGCAAATCCAACGGCCTGATAACCGGCGTGCTCACCATTGATGAGTCCAACCCCCTGGACGTCATCTGCACCTTCGACCCGGACCTGCCGCTGCCGTCGGACACGATCATCTGCACCGTGGCCGCCGGTCTGGCGGACGAGGCCGGCAACGCCACCTTGGCGGCTGTCTACTGGTCTTTCCGGGTGCAGGGCGCCGGTGTCGCTGAGACGACCTGGGGCGCGATCAAGGCCCAGTTCTAG
- a CDS encoding aminotransferase class I/II-fold pyridoxal phosphate-dependent enzyme: MPDKPILRKCAMFTRANEARASGLYPYFRPLSSIGPESVMNGKKVLMLGSNSYLGLNHHPRVIEAAKRAMDKYGTSCAGSRFLNGTLDIHLELEEELAQLVKKPKALVFTTGFLTNLGVISSVVGRGEFIVIDSLDHASIVEGSRLSFGKILKFRHMDMKHLEERLFWIPPVKGKLVVVDGIFSMEGHIAPLPQIVELAEKYNAAVMVDEAHSIGVMGPRGEGCTVHFGLTDRVDLIMGTFSKTLGSIGGFVAGEVEVLDYIQHVSRALIFAASIPASAAAAALEALRIMLEQPDLIDKLWHNTRRMKGALDAFGFDTYGSETPIIPVVVGEDLTAFKMTRLLQDDGVFVNPVISPAVPPGGALIRISLTAAHSDEQIDRAIEAVGKAGKALGII, encoded by the coding sequence ATGCCCGACAAGCCTATACTGAGAAAGTGCGCCATGTTCACCCGGGCCAACGAGGCCCGCGCGTCGGGGCTTTACCCCTATTTCCGCCCTCTTTCCTCCATCGGCCCCGAGTCGGTGATGAACGGCAAGAAAGTTCTGATGCTGGGCTCCAACTCCTACCTGGGGCTCAACCACCACCCGCGGGTAATCGAGGCGGCCAAGCGGGCCATGGACAAGTACGGCACCTCATGCGCCGGCTCCCGGTTCCTGAACGGCACCCTGGACATCCACCTCGAGCTGGAAGAAGAGCTGGCCCAGCTGGTAAAGAAACCCAAGGCCCTCGTCTTTACCACCGGCTTTCTGACCAACCTGGGCGTCATCTCCTCCGTGGTCGGCCGCGGCGAGTTCATCGTCATAGACAGCCTGGACCACGCCTCCATCGTGGAGGGCTCCCGCCTATCTTTTGGCAAGATACTGAAGTTCCGCCACATGGACATGAAGCACCTGGAGGAGCGGCTGTTCTGGATCCCGCCGGTGAAGGGCAAGCTGGTGGTGGTGGACGGCATCTTCAGCATGGAGGGGCACATCGCACCGCTGCCCCAGATAGTGGAGCTGGCGGAGAAGTACAACGCGGCGGTGATGGTGGACGAGGCGCACTCCATCGGCGTGATGGGCCCCCGCGGCGAGGGCTGCACCGTCCACTTCGGTCTCACCGACCGGGTGGATTTGATCATGGGCACGTTCTCCAAGACGCTGGGTTCCATCGGCGGGTTCGTGGCCGGAGAAGTAGAGGTGCTCGACTACATCCAGCACGTGAGCCGGGCGCTCATCTTCGCGGCGAGCATCCCGGCCTCGGCGGCGGCGGCGGCACTCGAGGCCCTGCGCATCATGCTCGAGCAACCCGATCTCATTGATAAGCTCTGGCACAACACACGGCGGATGAAGGGCGCCCTCGACGCCTTCGGATTCGACACCTACGGCTCCGAAACCCCGATCATCCCCGTGGTGGTCGGTGAGGACCTGACCGCCTTCAAGATGACCCGGCTCCTCCAGGACGACGGCGTCTTCGTCAACCCGGTGATCAGCCCGGCGGTGCCGCCCGGGGGCGCCCTGATACGGATCAGCCTCACCGCGGCCCACTCCGACGAGCAGATAGACCGGGCCATCGAAGCCGTCGGCAAGGCGGGGAAGGCGCTGGGCATCATCTAA
- a CDS encoding DUF1385 domain-containing protein, whose product MPDKEKKLKRKLVGGQAVMGGVMMRGRKKCFMALKSPYDGRLEISELPLPHFFHWKIFRWPFFRGTSMLLDSAVLGTQALTASANFAEKEEEKVKAAEEGKSFDGIDEKPGLISGKRAAFLLLPSLLIGVALFILGPLWAAKGILSLWPAIGPEGGIWFNLIEGGLRVIVFLLYLILIRTMKDVRDLFRYHGAEHKTIAAFEADEELTLANVSTKSRLHPRCGTGFLVFMLIALVLVHSAVFAIPALQGIYFVYAALIRIALIPLVAGVAYEWIRLAGRHPKSKLMRIFVAPGLATQLLTTVAPEERHLECAIAAFKAVIEAEGAFEDPDEKRPIAA is encoded by the coding sequence ATGCCCGACAAGGAAAAGAAGCTAAAGAGGAAGCTGGTCGGCGGCCAGGCCGTCATGGGCGGCGTCATGATGCGCGGTCGCAAGAAGTGCTTCATGGCCCTCAAGAGCCCCTACGACGGGCGTCTGGAGATATCCGAGCTCCCCCTGCCCCACTTCTTCCACTGGAAAATCTTCAGGTGGCCGTTCTTCCGCGGGACCTCCATGCTCCTGGACTCCGCCGTCCTGGGCACCCAGGCGCTCACCGCCTCGGCCAACTTCGCCGAAAAGGAGGAGGAGAAGGTGAAGGCCGCCGAGGAGGGGAAATCCTTCGACGGTATAGACGAAAAGCCGGGGCTCATCTCCGGCAAGCGCGCGGCGTTCCTGCTCCTGCCCAGCCTCTTGATCGGCGTGGCGCTCTTTATCCTCGGCCCCCTGTGGGCCGCCAAGGGTATCCTTTCCCTCTGGCCGGCCATCGGGCCCGAGGGGGGCATCTGGTTCAACCTCATCGAGGGCGGCCTGCGCGTCATCGTCTTCCTTCTGTACCTCATTCTGATCCGGACCATGAAGGACGTCCGGGACCTTTTCCGCTACCACGGCGCCGAGCACAAGACCATCGCGGCCTTCGAGGCCGACGAAGAGCTCACCCTCGCCAACGTTTCCACCAAGAGCCGCCTGCACCCCCGCTGCGGCACCGGCTTCCTCGTCTTCATGCTCATCGCCCTGGTGCTGGTTCACTCCGCCGTCTTCGCCATCCCGGCGCTTCAGGGCATCTACTTCGTGTACGCGGCGCTCATCCGCATCGCCCTCATCCCCCTCGTGGCCGGGGTGGCCTACGAGTGGATCCGCCTGGCCGGCCGGCACCCCAAGTCGAAGCTCATGCGTATCTTCGTCGCGCCGGGGCTGGCCACGCAGTTGCTCACCACCGTCGCGCCCGAGGAGCGTCACCTGGAGTGCGCCATCGCCGCCTTCAAGGCGGTCATCGAGGCCGAGGGCGCCTTCGAGGACCCCGACGAAAAGCGGCCCATCGCGGCCTGA